A region of the Ranitomeya imitator isolate aRanImi1 chromosome 5, aRanImi1.pri, whole genome shotgun sequence genome:
tcaagtcaccaaaagaaagccattactgcgcaaatgccacaaatgaTCTCACCTAGAAAATGAAAAACAGCacaaagacaagcctcaaaattgtggaacaaggtaatttggagtgatgagaccaaaattgaactttgggccacaaccataaacgttacatttggagagaggtcaacaaggcgcatgatgaaaagaacaccattcctactgtaaagcacggaggtggatcactgatgttttggagatgtgtgagctacaaatgcacaggaatcctggtcaaagttgaaggaaagattaatgcagcacgttatcagcaaatactggaggcaaatttgcactcatcagcctggaagctgcacattggacatacttggacgtttcaacatgacaacgatcctaaCAAAacaccaagtcaacctgtcattggctacagcagaacaaagtgaaggttctggagtggccatctcagtctccttacctcaatatcattgagccactctgaggagatctcaagcgtgcagttcatgctagaccgcCCAGGAATTTacgggaactggaggctttttgtcaagaaAAGTGGGCACCTTTACCACCTGACAAAAaaaagaacctcattcacaacaACCACAGaagatttcaagctgtcattgatgttagagggagcaatagatggtattaagaaatgggatatgtaaacttttgatcagggtcattgaatgttttgggttgtcattatgaaaactcagtagtttgacaataaatggcttccgccaaccactaaccatgattggagaaaacgttttggtgttgtcattcatattctctgaaaaaaggccaagaaaacaaaaattctgcaggagtatgtaaacttttgatcaaaaCTGTACATCCCCATATAGATGCATGTGCATGCTATAGTATTCTATAATGGCCCATTGGTAAAATTACATGAAATCTAAAAGCAAAAAGAAGTCTGAAAAAAATGTCACTTAAATATTTTTGGCCTTTTTGTCTTTCTGAAATCATGTGAGCATTCTCTCCGGCTAATGCAATTATCAGCAAAGTGAGAAATGGTGCTGGGCAATTTTTTAAGCAATCTGTACAATTTGTATCAGAAATTATTCTAATTTGCAGGGACCAGGAAATTTCATGAAATTACGTTCACTATCTGAATTAATTTGTTTTTATAATTATCCAACAATAGGAGGCAAATTTAGATATCAATGTTTTTGTTAAAATGTAGAGTTTAAAATTAGAATTAGAATGTGTGTAATAATAAGATGACTGAATACATGTTAGAATTCTACACTCAAGTATTGTTTCTCAGTTAAAACATTGTTACAAAATGCTATTTAAAATATTAATTTCCCCTGAAGGAAGAAGTAATGTTAGCTTATAGGATTCTCATTTATCAAAGTCTGTACATTAAGAAAGAACATTGCTAAAATTAACATAGAGTGAATGGAAAACTTTGAATTGTCTATATCAATGTCAACACTAATGTATATATGCAACAGTGCTCAGAATAAACATTTTCAGATTGAGTGTTCTATGTTATTTAACATGCAGATATAAAAAATGTTTGCCAATATTAGTTTAAGGCTGACAAAACCATGAAAATAGTAATTTTTATGCCCTCAAGGCTAAATGTATTTGAGTCATGTCTTCCCATTTAAAAATACATTCTGATTTATTTGCAAGGCATTAGGACTAGAGGCTTGATTCATTAAATGAAAATATATcttattacattttaaaaaatgcctTTTCAAGTGGATAGCCAGAAATTGGAAATAGCTCAAAGCATGAACCATAAAATGGAAGTGAAATGTTTCTCCAATTTTCAAATGGGTGGAATAATAAACAATGTTCGCACAAGTTCATTAAATATCTACACATGTCACTACACAAAACATAGTATCATGAAGAGAAGAAATATCAGATATAATATAACAGTATTGACATTTTTCTGCTTCTTTGGAGTAACACAGTAATTGTATTTTGGCCTTGGCAAAATTGAATTAGCTTCTTAGTACATGTCATCATGTACTGTCAGCAGCATTGTGTCATTAATATCAGTTGCTTGTTGCTAATTCGAAAGTGGTTAGTTGGCTTCTCGAAAATGATTTCTTAAAAGGAATAACAAATtgtcaatatctcagtaaattaaaaacaTGGTAGGTCTTTGGCTGCTGCTCTTAAGATgtaattttctatttttatttgttATGAACTTTATTTACGTTTTATATTCTTTTTATGCTAGAGTTCTAGAGCTAGTCTCAACATGTTAAAGGGGTTCTCGTCTTTCTGAAAATCCCGGTTTCCGAGGTTCAGTTTGTTATAAAACATAAGCACTTCCTGAGTTTAGTACTGAGACTCCTCCATTGCTCCTGCAATCTTGTTTTGGCATCAGCACTGATTTCACATCAACAATATGTCAGTCAATCACTGAGCTTAGTGGCTCTTCCTATGTAGACATGGGTGGAGACTGCGTTGCAGACACAGGGATGATTATGAAcaggtgattttttttcttgtagcAAACTGCAGCCAGAGGGACTTACATTTTCTGAAAGGAGACATCTCCTTTAATACTTTCCTATATACCGGAAAAAGAGTCAGATGACTTGGGAAGATTTTCAAAATTCAGATAATGATAAAATTGCTTTACAACATTTCTCTTAAAAGTCAAACATCGAGGTCACAAATAAGTAGTGGTAATGCTTTGATGTTACCAAAGGTGTTTCTTATCACCTTCCCACTAATGGATGTAACTGTATGTCCAGATTGCAGGAAATTTTCAGCTATTGGGCATGCAGTTATGACTGATAGATGGCATGGGCACAAGAATTTTGCTCATGCCATTCACTGCAAAAGTCAGCTATTGTACACAGCCAGGCTACTGCTGCATATGTTGAAACCAGAAATTAAGCCAATCTCAGCAATTTAACTCTCCTGATGCTGCTATAAAAAATGATAGTGACAAGTGAGAAGTTAAActatggcctctttcacacttccatcgtttTAAAACCGTCGCaaagcgtcgttttgggaaaaaaatgcatcctgcaaatgtgcccacaggatgcgtttttttcccatagacttgtattagcaatggatcgtgacggattgccacacgtcgcgtccgtcgtgcactggatgtgtccTGTTTTGGCAGCctgtcgtctggaaaaaacattcaatgtaacattttttgtctgcgtcggaaaAACGTGTCACGGTGAATCCTACGGCATACATCGTTGGCTaggatggaagcctatggatgcaggattcgtcgtgacacgtcgtatgacggaatccagcactggaatccatttttttacactgagcatgctcagaatcaggatttttTAGCCAATTtaccagacagccccaaatctatataaacctggcctggggcttctcccccaaatgtgccagcaagaagcatGCAAGCAAGAAGACAGCATCCAGCCAGCCAgcctgccagcatccagccagccAGCCAGTGTCCAGCCAGCCAGCGTCCAGAGGCCTGCTATAAAACCTATGCAGCCAGAGGCCTGACTGTGCTGCCAGAAGCCAGCATCCAGCTAGATACCTGCCAGCCACTGTGAGTACTGCATGCGTCTGTGTGCATGtgtatatgtgtctgtgtgtgcgtctgtgtgtttGTGCATGCCTGTGTGCTTCTGTgcatgtgcatctgtgtgtgtcTGCGTGCGCCTGTGTGCTTTCATGCGTGTGCATGCATTGTGTGTGTGCCTGTTTGCTTTTGTAAGTGtgcatgcgttgtgcatgcgtttgtgtgcttttgtgcgtgtgcatatgttgtgcatatgtttctgtgcttttgtgcgtgtgcatgcgttgtgcatgcgttgtgcatgcgttgtgcatgcgtttatgtGCTTTTGTGCCTGTGCATGTGTTGTGCGTGCGCCTGTGTGCTTTTGGGCGCATGCGTGCTGGGTGAGTGCCCGTGCATTTTTTTTGCTGTGACGTATTTAATTAAAAGTATTGTGGTGTGTGTGTAATGTGGTGTGAGTGTGTgtcttgcgtgtgtgtttgtgtgtgtttatttttttctcgtaaaatagtttttttaattgtattgttgTAAACATTTACAGTTAATgtgcttgtatttaaaataaagagcattgtagctcctaattgtgatggtaaaaaaaaataaaaaataaaaaagaaatattaattttttttttattcaaaatgtccgtagtatcatttcacaaaggtaaactttaaactggtgtatgtacaaatgtacACACATAAAGTACACagttggttgagggtttatttttttaatataaaaggtTATTAGaaatttttaattgttttgtttttttaaagtaatTTTTAAAGGGATCTTTTCAAATCACATATGTGGTCTATACATTTTCAACTGGTGTCTAGGCATTTCTATTTTACATGagggatttttttggggggtgggggaaaTGGTCTTACAGGTTGCAAATTATTGATCTAGGTAATCCAGCTCAGACAGGTCTTCCTTGAGTATATCTTCCTTGAgtatatttttttgctgttgtttttCAAAACGTTTGTTGGCCTGCTTGAACATTGCTCAGatcatttgagcagggtggtttTTAAATCTTTTACTTTAGCTACTTTGAGGGGTTTGTGAGTCTAAGTATAaattctttatacttacagatccaTCAGGGAACATTCAGCCAGCAGAGACCACCAGGAACGCAGGGACCACCGTGCCAGCAAGACAGtttcctgatgtaagtattaaagaccacAAAGCTTGAAATTTAATTTTTATAGTAGCTTACAGgtgtctttatacttgcagatacaccagagaccaccgagccagctgaaaatgtcttcttctgggagccctcctccacagcgtcTGCGTAGTGAggtaaattaacatttttttttgttttggatgTTCAAAGTTAAAATTTCTGTTAAACACTATATGcattatgttttcacaggaagctgaagcagctgAGGTCCTCTCAGAAGGAGACGGGatgggtggagaaatacaaggagcaggcgcacagagtgtaagttgtgcCGAAACAGTCGCTTCACACATtacagtgcacccaacacatacaaaacagtTCATCATACATTacagtacacatacaacatatgcctacatccaacataattctttttccttttttaagtGTACTGCACATGAAGGTCCTCCCAGCTTCTCCCAGAGTCAGCGTCGTAATCGCCGCAGCGGTCAGCCAGCAgtgagtttttttttctcttggtacttttgtgtttcagtgtactaattttaattttttttgctcttttcacAGGATTCACAGCATGCTCCCGACTCAGATGATGAAGGCGGACTTGATGTGGACCGCCTCATCGAGGAGGtacgcgagcgggagccgctgtgggatATGGCTGACTGCAGGCATGCAGATCAGTTAGTCAcatgtcggctctggttggaaataTGTCAAAACGTTGCAGGCAACTGGGAGGACCTTGATCCAAGGCAGCAGACTCGAGAACGTAAGTAGTCAAATTCCAGTAATTTCTGGTGCAGGTCGGAACGTGTTGTACTTAACCCATGTTTTTATTTCATTCTTCTCTTTATAGATGAAAGGGTTATGAAGCAGTGGCGGTCACTCAAGGAtcacttcaagagggagtttaacaaggagatgcaggccctgaGTGGCTCAAGAGGACACAGAACACAATACAATATACACAATACAAATACAGCTGCGCCCTGTCATTCGTCCGGGCAATGATGCTGagaagaaggtaaatattcaacagcccattgaataattcaccatgtttacctgtctaacttttttggtttcaggcagggctttttcctccaatatattaattgttttttttttctatttcacagcaccttctgtagcactcgggagcctgcttcTACCTTAGATCGCTCCTCTGGAGTCCGCCACTGTGGGCCACGTTGGTAGAGCCCACCCGTCTGACTCCTCGTCTGGCCCTTCtggtacctctgccccatccacttTCTCTGCCCCATCCACTTCAACCCCCGCCAGCACTGAATCATCATTGCAGCCttcgttacttgaagctgctggtgaagagttagcgttccctttaccccacccctctgatcctgccacctctagaccaccattaggttcgtggcggcagcgactgAGGGGTGCAGAAAGGAGTTATACTCCTGAGTttctgcatctgaatgcatccttccagagcTCTTTCAAAtttttgggagagcaagtggcaGCTGGGTTCAACATGTTGCAAACACGCATGAGTGaacacagcagtcgcttggataggatgAATTCAGATGCAAGGGATTCTCCAAACAACCTGTTTTtccaatcaatgctcaggagcatggaaaagctaactcttgaccagcagatgcaggtaatgcaaggctgccatgcAGCTCTAATGCAGGTCATCACTCAAGCCCCTACaactcccacacctccccacacagccactgtcTCTCCTACCAACCCTTTCCAAGCCACTTGCCGTTTCCCAACCCAGGTCCAATTCCCAACCCAGGCCAATTCGcaacccaggcccaattcccaAAGCAATTCCCAACCCAattcccaacccaggcccaattcccaACCCAGGCCCAAATACCAACCCAGGCCCAAATCCAAACCCAGGCCCAAATCCCAACCCAGGCCCAATATCAAATGTCCTCCCCAGCGTTTTCTTCCCTGTCAAACTTTCCTTCCCTATTTATCTTTGCCGCCTACAACAACACCACCCCTGTCCAACCAGACCTCCCTGCTCAGCCTCATGTTTTTGCCCCCCTTCCACTTCACATCAaccccaacccagtaggctttcccccactatcgacgtggtccaacattccagcctCTCCAGTAGTATCTCCACCCCACATTTTACAGACttataaaaatgttaaatgtttttGTCTGAATATAAACAtgttgaatctttttttttttttaaagaattttttaTAAAAGTGTTTACCCCAAAAAGGGTTCTAAAAAATTTGGTGCGAcacaaaaagttttaaaaaaataataaaaaaaatatgttaaaTAAAATTTTGTTTGGTTTCAAAACTATTTTATTGTTAAGTGTCTTCATTTAAGTATGATAAGAAATAAAAGGTACAAAAACATAACACACGTTTAAAAGGTATAACATATTAGGTTTATTAGAAAACATACCAAACTTTAGGGAACTAAGTAATAAAACTTGGTGtcaataaaataataacactttGTATAGAAACATTAGTCATGAGACATCAAAGAAAGATCTCAATCTATGTTGTCTTGCCATGGAACGCTGCCTTCAGGTGACATGAAATACTCTGCAAagtggtccctcattctggaaaccgaACCTGTGGCACGAACAGAGTTGCtttggtaatcccacaaggttgtctgagAGTCCTCATCATCCATGGAAACTGGCTCCTGGGAAATAACATAATTatgcagcaccacacaggccttgacaacctcatccacAATCTCTGTTTGCAGTTTTATGGCAGTTAGCAGCACTCGCCACTTTATGGTTAAAATGCCAAATGCGCACTCCGCTCTCGTTAAGCGGTAATTAAATACTCTTTTGGTTCGGGTCAAATCTCTACTTGCATAAGGTTTTAATAGGTGTGGTGACAGctggaatgcctcatcaccaacacacacaaatggcATAGGTGGTCCAGGTGTTCCCGGAAGTGGTCTTGCTGGTGGAAAATCATAGCTGTCTCCATATAGACAATGCCCCATCGGAGAAGTTTTGAAGACTTGTAAGTCGTTTgaccggccataggctccaatgtccacagcaatAAATTTACAGTTGGCATCCGCTATGGCCATGAGTACTATTGAAAAGTACTTTTTGTAATTAAAGTACTCTGAGCAAGATCCTGCAGGTTTTGAAATACGGATATGTTTGTCATCTACAgcacccaagcaatttgggaaaGGGTACAGTTTCTCTAAATTTTCAGcactctgcagccagatgtccATAGTTGGATTTGGAATATATTCCTGATGCAAAGTATCCCAGAGTGTGCGGCAGGTCACTTTCACAATTCCGGAAATTGTCGATATTCCAAGGCAGAACTGGTAATGCAGTGAAGTTAGGGATTCTCcggtagcaaggaatctgtgaaaaacataaaaatgttattaaaaattgCAAACACCAACATTACATTTTGAAGCAATTTTCAaaagtattttaatttttttttaatatttttacagttTTGATAAACGGCACTGCAGAAGTTTTTGTTCTGTTTTAGTGGCCATTTAAACCAGCATTTTTACATCTGTGCATTCCTATTATGGAGAAAGTGTTAAACACTGTGGAATGGGCACAAACaataaaataattgacatgctgcagaaaatgcaatgCAGTGTTTCAGTGCAGTATTCTCTGCaccatgttcactgctgatgtggtTTTCCATTGGTTAAAACATGTTTACAAGGCATAAAATATgaacaatggtaaaaaaaaataaaataacaagtaGGCTTACCGCAGTGCCACcatcagccgctccgccggtgagATGGAAAACCTCATATATGTGTCCATCCTTCGGATGACATCCCCAACAAGTTCCACCAAAACATCAAAGTGTTCCTGCCTCATCCGAAAATAATTAAATAATGTATCCaggttctgccgcaactccatgtAGAGAGTTGAACACACGCCCCGGTGTCATCCGCTGTGCGTTTATGGGATGTATCCATAGGCGTCGCTGGCGACGTCGCTGTTGAAGAATCCTCCATCTTGCTGCTTCCTCCTTCTCCCAAACTATTATTTCCAGCCTATTGGTCTCAAAAATAACATCAGTAACTACATTCGCCATCTTCACAAGCACTTCTTCCGTCTCTGCCATTTTCTCTAAACTTTGTCAAAGATTGGGTGTAAAAACAGTCAAtatatagttttccctatttttttctgtagccaatcacatttgggaaacttaca
Encoded here:
- the LOC138637697 gene encoding uncharacterized protein; this translates as MELRQNLDTLFNYFRMRQEHFDVLVELVGDVIRRMDTYMRFSISPAERLMVALRFLATGESLTSLHYQFCLGISTISGIVKVTCRTLWDTLHQEYIPNPTMDIWLQSAENLEKLYPFPNCLGAVDDKHIRISKPAGSCSEYFNYKKYFSIVLMAIADANCKFIAVDIGAYGRSNDLQVFKTSPMGHCLYGDSYDFPPARPLPGTPGPPMPFVCVGDEAFQLSPHLLKPYASRDLTRTKRVFNYRLTRAECAFGILTIKWRVLLTAIKLQTEIVDEVVKACVVLHNYVISQEPVSMDDEDSQTTLWDYQSNSVRATGSVSRMRDHFAEYFMSPEGSVPWQDNID